One Ezakiella massiliensis genomic window, ACGTTACTATTAGGCGTCTCCGTCAAAAAATTGAAGACGAAGCAGATGAAGGTTCCTACAAGTATATAATTACAAAAAGAGGGGCCGGCTACTACTTCGGAGGCTAGGATGAAATCGATCAAGTGGAGGTTTGTTGCCGTTTATTTTCTCTTGGTTTTGGCTGTGCTTTTGGTGGTTGCATCGTCAATCACCGGCAGGCTGGAAGCTTCTTTGATAGAAGAGAAGAAGGACAATGTAACAAATCAAATTAATTCTTTAATTACTACTGGATTTTCCTTTCAAGATGACATATTAGATCCCAATCAAAGGTGGTTGCAAACCGTCATTAGCGATCGGGGTTTTCAAAATGATGAAGATATTTACATCATAGGCAGCGAGGATTTTGAAAATATCCTTGCGTCAAAAACTGCAGATGCAATCGACCTGCAGGGCACAAATGTATATACTATTGAGAAACTTAACCCCGCTTTAATAAAGAGGGGTTATTTGGGTGAGAAGGTTTTTGATGTTATAGAAACGGATACCCACAGGGAGGCCCACTTGGTCATTCCTATTGTAAACGAGAGCTCAAACGTCAAGGGCCTGGTCTATTCTGTTATGGACCTTTCAAATATTTCAAACACCATCACCCGGGCCAACAGGATTATGCTTGACTCAGGTTTAATTGCCTTAGGGATCACAATTGTACTTTCCTTTATTATTTCAAACGGAATTACCAGCCCCATTGTAAAGGCGACAGAGGTTGCCAAGAGCATGAGTGAGGGCAATTTTGACGAGCGTATAAAGGTAAAATCAAACGACGAGATGGGTCGTTTCGCAGATATGTTTAACTATTTGGCGGCCGAACTCAAACGCAATATTGAGCGGACGGAGATTGAAAGGGCCAAGTTGGATACCATCTTTAACCAAATGATCGAAGGGGTTGTGGCTATTGACTCCAACAGAAAAATAATTCACTTAAACGACCGGGCCCGCGAACTCTTTGACCAGCCACTTGACGTCGAACCTAAAAATTTGGATCTGAGACTCGCTGATATGGGCCTTAGCTCAATTAACTTTGCAAATCCA contains:
- a CDS encoding HAMP domain-containing histidine kinase; its protein translation is MKSIKWRFVAVYFLLVLAVLLVVASSITGRLEASLIEEKKDNVTNQINSLITTGFSFQDDILDPNQRWLQTVISDRGFQNDEDIYIIGSEDFENILASKTADAIDLQGTNVYTIEKLNPALIKRGYLGEKVFDVIETDTHREAHLVIPIVNESSNVKGLVYSVMDLSNISNTITRANRIMLDSGLIALGITIVLSFIISNGITSPIVKATEVAKSMSEGNFDERIKVKSNDEMGRFADMFNYLAAELKRNIERTEIERAKLDTIFNQMIEGVVAIDSNRKIIHLNDRARELFDQPLDVEPKNLDLRLADMGLSSINFANPFSLEGEGDIKLHNKSYRFIYAPFEDRNLNVGGVIVVYQDMTKERKLEEMRREFVANVSHELKTPITSIKSYAETLMKYPVDEETKMNFLEVIDQESDRMAHIVSDLLTLTTLEYSSEEKELKLVNLTDIAKSAAERMKMAIADKNQALYTDFTEDLHSFANEEDLLQVVINLISNAVKYTPSGGIINVGTWTDGRKNYISVKDNGMGIAKKDQARIFERFYRVEKSRSRAMGGTGLGLAIAKEMVDAMKGDISLESEVAKGSIFTISFEREDKDGEA